One segment of Nostoc flagelliforme CCNUN1 DNA contains the following:
- a CDS encoding TolB family protein: MSSAQAPSLPPLIPREILFGNPEKTSPQLSPDGKYLAYIAPDEKNVLQVWLRTIGQEDDQILTADKKRGIRIFFWTYNADQLIYMQDSDGDENFHLHLVNIHSKIVRDLTPFQGVKAELVELEPKFPDQILVALNLNNPQKFDVYRINLKNGAVEFDTDNPGNIISWTSDADFQIRAATASTADGGYDLLLQKPDKQWEILRHWGSEEEGNSVSFSADGKTLYIQGNHDANAKRLVAVDLDTRQETVIAEDEQYDVVGIIIQPLTRVIQAVSFYKDKQEWQVIDQSIAADFEEIAKVRPGEFSIISRDLEDKTWLVAYRTDNGPVYYYAYNRESKTSTFLFSNQPKLETLQLASMQPISYEARDGLTIYRSRQFF; encoded by the coding sequence ATGTCATCTGCTCAAGCGCCCTCCCTACCACCGCTCATTCCGCGCGAAATTCTGTTTGGGAATCCCGAAAAAACCAGCCCACAACTCTCACCTGATGGCAAATACTTGGCATACATCGCCCCTGATGAAAAAAATGTCTTGCAGGTATGGTTGCGAACTATAGGACAAGAAGACGACCAGATACTAACTGCCGACAAAAAGCGCGGTATCCGCATTTTCTTCTGGACTTATAACGCCGACCAGTTGATTTATATGCAGGATTCGGATGGCGACGAGAACTTTCACCTCCACTTGGTTAATATTCACTCCAAGATTGTGCGTGACTTAACGCCATTCCAGGGTGTAAAAGCCGAACTGGTGGAACTGGAACCCAAATTTCCAGATCAAATACTGGTAGCTTTGAACTTGAACAATCCCCAAAAGTTTGACGTTTACCGCATCAACCTAAAAAATGGTGCTGTGGAGTTCGACACTGACAACCCCGGTAACATTATCAGTTGGACATCTGACGCTGATTTCCAAATACGTGCAGCGACAGCTAGTACAGCCGATGGCGGTTATGACCTCTTATTGCAGAAACCTGATAAACAGTGGGAAATTCTTCGCCACTGGGGGTCAGAGGAAGAAGGAAATTCTGTAAGTTTTTCGGCTGATGGTAAAACCCTTTATATTCAAGGGAATCACGATGCTAACGCCAAACGTCTGGTAGCTGTTGACTTAGACACCCGTCAAGAAACTGTCATTGCTGAAGATGAGCAGTATGATGTCGTGGGGATAATCATTCAGCCACTGACGCGAGTTATCCAAGCAGTTTCTTTCTACAAAGATAAACAAGAATGGCAAGTAATTGACCAGAGTATCGCCGCAGATTTTGAGGAAATCGCCAAGGTGCGTCCTGGAGAATTCTCTATAATTAGCCGCGACTTGGAAGATAAAACCTGGCTAGTAGCTTATAGAACTGACAATGGCCCAGTTTATTACTATGCCTACAACAGAGAGTCAAAAACTAGCACCTTCCTCTTTAGTAACCAACCCAAACTCGAAACGTTGCAGTTAGCTTCAATGCAACCGATTTCTTACGAAGCGCGGGATGGTTTAACTATATACAGGAGTCGGCAATTCTTCTAG
- a CDS encoding beta-lactamase hydrolase domain-containing protein translates to MSDVKKVSDEFSAGGQPTPETLKQLADQGYKSVVNLRSLDETGALEDEQQHAQAVGLEYVNVPLKPTQANDNLIAKVLRELEELPTPVYS, encoded by the coding sequence ATGAGTGATGTCAAGAAAGTGAGCGATGAGTTTTCGGCAGGTGGACAGCCAACCCCAGAGACACTCAAACAGCTTGCTGATCAAGGATATAAGTCTGTGGTGAATCTGCGATCGCTTGATGAAACTGGAGCCTTAGAAGACGAACAGCAACATGCTCAAGCCGTAGGTCTTGAATATGTCAATGTTCCACTCAAGCCAACCCAAGCCAACGATAACTTGATTGCAAAAGTTCTCAGAGAACTAGAAGAATTGCCGACTCCTGTATATAGTTAA
- a CDS encoding chromate transporter encodes MTQEAEDIQKEQEVVSYEALTPRQQKQRLTELATVFLRLGTIAFGGPAAHIAMMDNEVVNRRQWMSREKLLDLLGITNLIPGPNSTELAIHIGYERAGWRGLLVAGSCFILPAMLIVWALAAIYARYQTVPEVEWLLYGIKPVIIAIVIQAVWNLGKKAAKDVPTIIAGMAGIAAYLAGLNEILVLILLGIAVMLVKNWQARGHTSGAFLLPISGILAQVGSTTAAVTSVSWISVFVFFLKIGCVLYGSGYVLLAFLQRDLVERNQWLTSQQLLDAVAIGQFTPGPVFTTATFIGYLLAGNAGAIAATIGIFLPAFVLVWVVNPWVPKLRQSSWASGFLDGVNAASLGLMAGVTYTLGRAALVDWLTIIVAIVSALAVFKFKINSAWLVLAGGAIGFVSYILLG; translated from the coding sequence GTGACACAAGAAGCTGAGGATATCCAGAAAGAGCAAGAAGTAGTTTCCTATGAGGCTTTGACTCCCAGACAACAAAAGCAGCGATTAACAGAACTGGCAACGGTGTTTTTACGACTGGGGACGATCGCTTTTGGTGGCCCTGCTGCCCACATCGCCATGATGGACAATGAAGTGGTGAATCGCCGTCAGTGGATGAGCCGAGAGAAACTGCTAGATTTGCTGGGGATTACGAATTTGATTCCAGGCCCCAACTCGACGGAATTAGCGATTCACATTGGCTACGAACGAGCCGGATGGCGTGGTTTACTGGTGGCGGGTAGCTGCTTTATTCTACCTGCGATGCTGATCGTTTGGGCATTAGCCGCCATTTATGCTCGCTATCAAACAGTCCCCGAAGTGGAATGGTTACTCTATGGAATTAAACCTGTAATAATTGCGATCGTGATTCAGGCTGTGTGGAATCTGGGGAAAAAGGCAGCTAAAGACGTGCCGACGATCATTGCAGGGATGGCAGGAATCGCAGCGTATTTAGCTGGATTGAACGAAATTTTGGTGCTGATTTTACTAGGTATCGCTGTCATGCTAGTGAAGAATTGGCAAGCTAGAGGACACACAAGTGGAGCATTTCTGTTACCTATTTCAGGTATTCTGGCGCAGGTTGGTAGTACAACAGCAGCAGTTACATCAGTCAGTTGGATTAGCGTCTTTGTCTTTTTTCTCAAAATTGGATGTGTTCTGTATGGCAGTGGTTATGTGTTGTTGGCATTTCTGCAACGGGATTTGGTCGAGCGCAACCAGTGGCTGACATCACAGCAGCTTTTAGATGCCGTAGCGATCGGGCAGTTTACACCGGGCCCTGTTTTTACCACCGCAACATTTATTGGGTATTTGCTAGCAGGAAATGCTGGAGCAATTGCTGCTACAATTGGCATTTTTTTGCCAGCTTTTGTGCTGGTTTGGGTGGTTAATCCTTGGGTTCCTAAGTTACGTCAATCTTCTTGGGCAAGTGGATTTCTGGATGGTGTGAATGCGGCTTCTCTCGGATTAATGGCAGGAGTAACTTACACATTAGGACGAGCAGCGCTAGTGGATTGGTTAACAATTATCGTAGCAATTGTGAGTGCGCTCGCTGTGTTTAAATTTAAAATAAATTCTGCATGGTTAGTACTGGCAGGAGGAGCGATCGGATTTGTTTCATACATATTATTAGGTTAA
- a CDS encoding Uma2 family endonuclease: protein MRLLAIALTESDKRGVSLFLLVNFLKFVPVNRLSNKVEIVVAGFRATTRIPDLVVLTNELATALESATRSTITLDMPPPALVVEVVSPGKANEDRDYRYKRSEYAARGIAEYWIVDPQINAVTVLILIDGFYEETRFAGNSAIASTIFQYLQIKRTAIK from the coding sequence ATGAGGCTTCTAGCGATCGCCCTCACGGAAAGTGACAAAAGAGGGGTATCTCTATTTTTGCTGGTAAATTTCCTCAAGTTCGTCCCCGTTAATCGGTTAAGTAACAAAGTTGAAATTGTTGTTGCTGGTTTTCGTGCGACAACTCGCATTCCTGACTTAGTTGTGCTGACGAATGAACTTGCAACAGCCTTAGAAAGTGCAACGCGATCCACAATAACCCTGGATATGCCACCTCCAGCACTAGTTGTCGAAGTTGTTTCTCCTGGCAAAGCTAACGAAGACCGGGACTATCGCTACAAACGTTCCGAGTATGCCGCGAGGGGAATTGCTGAATATTGGATTGTTGATCCACAAATAAATGCAGTTACCGTACTGATATTAATTGACGGATTTTATGAAGAAACCAGATTTGCAGGAAACAGTGCGATCGCTTCTACTATTTTCCAATATTTACAAATTAAGCGCACAGCAATTAAGTAG
- a CDS encoding PDDEXK family nuclease, translating to MTIITGKRLTLEEYLKYDDRTDSQYELVAGELVAMPPESPKNVQIPLFCHSPKTFAISEF from the coding sequence ATGACTATAATCACTGGCAAACGTCTAACGCTTGAAGAATATTTAAAGTATGACGATCGCACCGATAGCCAGTATGAACTGGTGGCAGGTGAGTTAGTTGCAATGCCACCCGAAAGCCCAAAAAATGTCCAGATACCCCTCTTCTGTCACTCTCCGAAAACTTTTGCCATTTCTGAATTCTAG
- the pheS gene encoding phenylalanine--tRNA ligase subunit alpha — MTSNLEAQLLALRQEGEKAIAAADTLERLEELRVNYLGKKGELGALLRSMGQMSAEERPKIGAIANTVKESLQTSLDQQRVALEAAQIQVQLEAETLDVTMPGIYSPQGRIHPLNGIIDRALDIFVGMGYTVAQGPEMETDYYNFEALNTPPDHPARDMQDTFYLPDGNLLRTHTSSVQIRYMEREEPPIRVVAPGRVYRRDNVDATHSAVFHQIELLAIDEGLTFTDLKGTIKVFLQAIFGDLPIRFRASYFPFTEPSAEVDLQWNGRWLEVMGCGMVDPNVLKSVGYDPEVYTGFAAGFGVERFAMVLHQIDDIRRLYASDLRFLQQF; from the coding sequence ATGACTAGCAATTTAGAAGCTCAACTTTTAGCACTGCGGCAGGAAGGAGAAAAAGCGATCGCAGCCGCCGACACCTTAGAACGTCTGGAGGAACTCAGAGTTAACTATCTGGGTAAAAAAGGGGAACTGGGGGCACTGTTGCGAAGTATGGGGCAGATGAGTGCAGAGGAACGACCAAAAATTGGAGCGATCGCCAATACAGTCAAAGAATCCTTGCAAACTAGTCTAGACCAGCAACGCGTCGCCCTGGAAGCCGCGCAAATTCAGGTACAGCTAGAGGCGGAAACTCTGGATGTAACTATGCCGGGAATTTACAGCCCCCAAGGTCGCATTCATCCCCTCAATGGTATTATCGACCGGGCACTAGATATTTTTGTTGGTATGGGCTACACCGTGGCTCAAGGCCCAGAGATGGAAACAGATTACTATAATTTCGAGGCTCTTAATACCCCGCCTGACCACCCCGCCCGTGATATGCAAGATACCTTCTATCTGCCAGATGGTAATCTTTTACGCACTCATACCTCGTCAGTGCAAATTCGTTACATGGAAAGAGAAGAACCACCGATTCGGGTTGTGGCTCCAGGGCGAGTTTATCGGCGAGATAATGTAGACGCGACTCACTCGGCTGTTTTCCATCAAATAGAACTTTTAGCCATTGACGAGGGACTAACTTTTACAGACCTCAAGGGCACAATTAAAGTATTTTTACAAGCAATATTTGGTGATTTGCCAATTCGCTTCCGCGCCAGTTATTTTCCGTTTACCGAACCTTCGGCTGAAGTTGATTTGCAGTGGAATGGTCGCTGGCTGGAGGTAATGGGCTGCGGTATGGTCGATCCAAATGTACTTAAGTCTGTGGGTTATGATCCAGAAGTTTATACTGGGTTTGCTGCCGGTTTTGGTGTAGAACGCTTTGCAATGGTGTTACACCAAATCGATGATATTCGTCGCTTATATGCTAGTGATTTGCGATTTTTGCAGCAATTTTAG
- the surE gene encoding 5'/3'-nucleotidase SurE produces MKLLISNDDGISALGIRTLANYLAEAGHDVNVVCPDRERSATGHGLTLHQPIRAEIVEGIFHPAIKAWACDGTPSDCVKLALWALLDAPPDLVLSGINQGANLGTEILYSGTVSAAMEGLIEGIPSVALSLISHTSKDFQPAAKFAKILVDQLAQKPLPDLMLLNVNIPALKWEEIAGVTLTRQGVRRYIDVFDKRVDPRGKTYYWLTGEVIEDVEPPIGLNLPQNVPLDVHVVRKNYISITPLQYNLTYADGLNKLSEWEFNFP; encoded by the coding sequence ATGAAATTACTAATTAGCAACGATGACGGCATTTCTGCCTTGGGAATTCGTACCCTAGCCAACTACTTGGCAGAGGCAGGTCATGATGTGAATGTAGTTTGCCCAGATCGAGAGCGATCGGCAACTGGACACGGGTTAACTTTACACCAACCCATTCGCGCCGAAATTGTTGAAGGGATTTTTCATCCTGCTATCAAAGCTTGGGCTTGCGATGGAACGCCTTCAGATTGCGTCAAATTGGCGCTGTGGGCTTTGCTAGATGCTCCTCCCGATTTGGTTCTCTCTGGCATTAATCAAGGTGCGAATTTGGGAACTGAAATTTTGTATTCCGGCACTGTTTCTGCGGCAATGGAAGGTTTAATTGAAGGCATTCCCAGTGTAGCACTGAGTCTTATTAGTCACACATCTAAAGACTTTCAACCTGCTGCTAAGTTTGCCAAAATTCTCGTAGACCAGTTAGCCCAAAAACCGCTGCCAGATTTAATGTTGCTCAACGTCAATATTCCTGCCCTTAAGTGGGAAGAAATTGCCGGAGTTACTCTTACCCGTCAAGGAGTGCGGCGTTACATTGATGTGTTTGATAAACGAGTTGATCCTCGTGGAAAGACGTACTACTGGTTAACCGGAGAGGTAATTGAGGACGTGGAACCCCCAATCGGCTTAAATCTGCCTCAAAATGTACCGTTAGATGTGCATGTTGTACGTAAAAACTACATCAGTATCACTCCGTTACAATACAATCTTACTTACGCAGATGGGCTAAATAAATTATCGGAATGGGAATTCAATTTTCCGTGA
- a CDS encoding MBL fold metallo-hydrolase, with protein MSRIENQFTIQFWGVRGSIPSPGPHTVRYGGNTPCISMQAGDKRLIFDAGTGLHVLGQSLLRQMPLEAHIFFTHSHWDHMQGFPFFTPGFVKGNDFHIYGAIAPDGSTIEQRLNDQMLHPNFPVPLQIMQANLNFYDIRPGQPIDIDDVTVETAPLNHPGEAIGYRVNWRGGAATYITDTEHFPDRLDDNVLWLARNADILVYDSTYTDEEYHSPKSPKIGWGHSTWQEAVKVAQAANVKTLVIYHHDPAHDDDFLDRVGKQAAAKFPGAIMAREGLVLQIPTSVVLSESFPVSKFSS; from the coding sequence ATGTCTAGGATAGAGAACCAATTTACCATACAATTTTGGGGCGTTCGCGGCAGCATCCCCAGCCCAGGGCCACACACCGTTCGTTACGGCGGTAATACCCCTTGCATCTCAATGCAAGCGGGCGATAAACGCTTAATTTTCGATGCTGGCACGGGACTACATGTTTTAGGGCAATCTTTATTGCGCCAAATGCCGTTAGAAGCTCATATATTTTTTACCCACTCTCACTGGGATCACATGCAGGGTTTTCCCTTCTTTACCCCAGGATTTGTGAAGGGGAATGACTTTCATATCTACGGCGCGATCGCACCTGATGGTTCTACCATAGAACAGCGCCTCAATGACCAGATGTTGCACCCAAACTTTCCCGTACCCTTGCAAATTATGCAAGCTAATTTAAATTTCTACGACATTCGACCGGGGCAACCAATCGACATTGATGACGTTACCGTAGAAACAGCACCTTTAAACCATCCAGGTGAAGCTATAGGATACCGTGTCAACTGGCGTGGTGGCGCTGCTACTTACATCACTGATACCGAACATTTTCCCGACCGACTTGATGACAATGTGCTGTGGCTAGCTCGTAATGCCGACATCCTGGTTTACGATTCCACTTATACAGACGAGGAATACCACTCCCCAAAATCCCCAAAAATTGGCTGGGGACATTCTACCTGGCAAGAAGCGGTGAAAGTGGCACAAGCTGCTAACGTCAAAACTCTGGTGATTTACCACCACGACCCCGCACACGATGACGATTTTTTGGATCGTGTAGGGAAACAAGCAGCTGCGAAATTTCCTGGGGCGATCATGGCACGGGAAGGATTGGTACTTCAGATTCCCACCTCAGTGGTCTTATCAGAATCTTTTCCTGTTAGTAAGTTTTCTAGCTAA
- a CDS encoding bifunctional riboflavin kinase/FAD synthetase — MLNLSKNGCSVWVASSSEGLLTPTAVALGKFDGVHLGHQRVIQPVLHAGANLSVASSPQSKENQQLANQEYIYSTVVTFDPHPQEFFTGQPRTLLTPLDEKVQQLRSLGVEQLVLLPFDKELSALTPEEFVQKILVQQLRCQQISIGQDFCFGEKRSGTAKDLQLIAAKHNIPVTIVPLQTYIGNSPTESSCVSTNPTQDARISTSLIRQTLEQGDIENANLLLGRSYTLLGVVVQGQQLGRTIGFPTANLQLPKEKFLPRQGVYAVRVFILSETSDVAPSETLGVMNIGNRPTVNGTYSSAEVHLFDWSGDLYGKKLAVELVKFLRPEQKFASLEALKTQIQLDCVVAKEILSAKAQS, encoded by the coding sequence GTGCTAAATTTGTCTAAAAATGGGTGTTCTGTGTGGGTTGCTTCTTCAAGCGAAGGGCTGCTAACGCCGACTGCTGTTGCCCTTGGCAAGTTTGATGGTGTTCATCTTGGTCATCAAAGGGTAATTCAACCAGTCTTGCACGCTGGTGCTAACTTGTCAGTAGCCAGTAGTCCGCAGTCAAAGGAAAATCAACAACTAGCAAATCAAGAATATATTTACTCAACAGTTGTCACCTTTGACCCCCATCCACAGGAATTTTTTACGGGGCAGCCCCGGACTTTGTTAACACCACTGGATGAAAAAGTCCAACAATTGCGATCGCTTGGGGTAGAACAACTGGTACTACTACCCTTTGACAAAGAATTATCTGCTTTGACCCCTGAAGAATTCGTCCAAAAAATTCTTGTGCAACAACTGCGATGCCAGCAAATTAGCATCGGGCAGGATTTTTGTTTTGGCGAAAAGCGCAGTGGCACTGCCAAAGATTTGCAATTAATCGCCGCCAAGCACAATATCCCCGTTACCATCGTTCCCTTACAAACTTATATAGGTAACTCGCCCACCGAAAGTAGTTGCGTCAGTACTAATCCGACTCAAGATGCCCGCATTAGCACTTCATTAATTCGTCAAACCCTTGAGCAAGGCGACATCGAAAACGCAAATCTACTACTAGGACGCTCCTACACTCTCCTTGGTGTTGTCGTTCAAGGTCAACAATTGGGCAGAACAATTGGCTTTCCCACTGCCAACCTCCAACTACCAAAAGAAAAGTTTTTGCCCCGCCAAGGAGTCTATGCTGTCCGTGTTTTCATTCTCAGTGAAACATCAGATGTCGCTCCTAGTGAAACCTTGGGCGTAATGAACATCGGTAACCGCCCAACTGTAAATGGTACTTATTCATCTGCGGAAGTACATCTGTTCGATTGGTCTGGTGATTTGTATGGCAAAAAACTGGCTGTGGAACTAGTGAAATTTTTGCGCCCTGAACAAAAGTTTGCTTCTCTAGAAGCCCTGAAAACACAAATTCAACTTGACTGTGTTGTTGCCAAAGAAATTTTGAGTGCTAAAGCGCAAAGTTAA
- a CDS encoding AAA family ATPase, giving the protein MREKIDALTQNLALTIVGKAEAIRLVLVALLGGGHALLEDVPGVGKTLLAKSLARSLDGKFQRLQCTPDLLPTDITGTNIWNPKNGEFTYLPGPIFTNILLADEINRATPRTQSALLEVMEEHQVTVDGVSRAVPQPFFVIATQNPIEYQGTFPLPEAQMDRFMLSLSLGYPSETEELQMLQNLQNGVKVADLQPCITLAEVQELRYLCSQVKVATSLQQYILELVRVTRQDEEIALGVSPRGTLALQRATQALAFLLGRDYAIPDDVKFLVPHVLCHRLIPRGGRNARTVVERLLRSVSIP; this is encoded by the coding sequence ATGAGAGAAAAAATTGACGCTTTAACGCAAAATCTGGCTCTTACCATTGTTGGCAAAGCTGAGGCAATACGCTTAGTGCTAGTAGCTTTGCTAGGTGGTGGTCATGCCCTACTAGAAGATGTCCCTGGTGTTGGTAAAACCCTACTCGCTAAATCTCTAGCTCGTTCACTGGATGGTAAGTTTCAACGGCTACAATGTACCCCCGATTTACTGCCAACTGACATTACTGGCACTAACATCTGGAACCCAAAAAACGGCGAATTTACTTATCTTCCTGGGCCAATTTTTACCAATATCCTCCTAGCAGACGAAATTAACCGCGCTACACCCCGCACTCAGTCAGCTTTACTGGAAGTCATGGAAGAACATCAGGTAACAGTCGATGGTGTCTCTCGTGCAGTTCCTCAGCCCTTTTTTGTCATTGCCACTCAAAACCCTATTGAGTATCAAGGTACTTTTCCGCTACCGGAAGCACAAATGGATCGGTTCATGTTGTCGCTGAGTTTGGGCTATCCTTCCGAGACAGAAGAACTCCAAATGCTGCAAAATCTCCAAAATGGTGTGAAGGTTGCTGATTTGCAGCCTTGTATTACCTTGGCAGAAGTACAGGAATTACGTTACCTCTGCTCTCAAGTAAAAGTGGCAACCTCCTTGCAACAGTACATCCTCGAATTGGTGCGAGTAACACGGCAAGATGAGGAAATAGCCCTTGGTGTCAGTCCGCGTGGCACATTAGCATTACAACGGGCTACCCAAGCGCTAGCTTTTCTATTAGGGCGTGATTATGCCATTCCTGATGATGTGAAATTTCTCGTCCCTCATGTTCTTTGCCATCGCCTCATTCCTAGAGGTGGACGGAATGCAAGAACTGTTGTTGAGCGATTATTGCGATCGGTTTCTATTCCTTAA
- a CDS encoding diheme cytochrome c translates to MSIFVKRKIRDRENRPPKSDAYGGLRQRLVLQQSAERQFKRQFFGLLLVIVTWSLAMGWLLALATNAQSATPTAEIGTVDVVPAQYQLGQELYLENCSTCHIGLPPAVLPTQTWKNLLQDSQHYGAQLKPLVDPPRILVWKYLSTFSRVQRDDEETPYRLNNSRYFKALHPGVKLPRPVQLGSCVSCHQDASDYNFRRLTAEWK, encoded by the coding sequence ATGTCAATTTTTGTTAAGCGCAAAATCCGCGATCGCGAAAATCGCCCGCCAAAGAGCGATGCCTACGGCGGGCTACGCCAACGCCTTGTACTACAGCAAAGCGCCGAACGCCAATTCAAACGTCAATTTTTCGGTTTACTTCTGGTAATTGTAACCTGGAGCCTAGCTATGGGTTGGCTTCTAGCCTTGGCAACTAATGCCCAAAGTGCTACTCCCACCGCCGAAATTGGCACTGTTGACGTAGTGCCTGCACAGTACCAATTAGGACAAGAACTGTATTTGGAAAACTGCTCCACATGCCACATCGGCTTACCACCAGCCGTTTTACCCACCCAAACTTGGAAAAATCTCCTGCAAGACTCGCAGCACTACGGCGCACAACTAAAGCCCTTAGTCGATCCGCCACGTATCTTGGTGTGGAAATATCTTTCGACTTTCTCTCGTGTCCAGCGAGACGACGAAGAAACACCATATCGCCTTAATAACTCACGTTATTTCAAAGCTTTGCATCCAGGAGTTAAGTTACCACGTCCTGTCCAGCTTGGCAGCTGTGTTAGCTGTCATCAAGACGCTAGTGATTACAATTTCCGCCGCCTGACAGCAGAATGGAAGTGA